One Lentibacillus cibarius DNA window includes the following coding sequences:
- a CDS encoding diacylglycerol kinase yields the protein MKRARIIYNPTSGREAFKRELPTVLERFEIAGYETSAHATTCEGDATRAARVAAERHFDLVVAVGGDGTINEVINGLAEQAYRPKLGIIPTGTTNDFARALWIPRNIERAVDVILAGQSMLIDIGRVNGHHFMNIAGGGKLTELTYEVPSKLKTMLGQLAYYMKGIEMLPSLKPTHARIEYDGTAIEEDIMLFLVSNTNSVAGFEKLAPNAKLDDGLFDLLILKKMNLAEFVRIATLAQRGAHLDDKRIIYTQAKHISVETDDKMQLNIDGEFGGMLPGEFLNLQQHIEVFTPENFLEKHHGES from the coding sequence ATGAAAAGAGCCCGTATCATTTACAATCCAACATCCGGTAGAGAAGCATTCAAACGGGAATTACCGACTGTTTTGGAGCGGTTTGAAATCGCTGGGTATGAAACATCTGCTCACGCAACAACGTGTGAAGGGGATGCTACCAGAGCGGCGAGAGTAGCTGCTGAGCGTCATTTCGACTTGGTAGTTGCTGTCGGTGGTGATGGAACAATCAATGAAGTCATTAACGGACTCGCTGAACAGGCATATCGTCCAAAACTCGGCATTATCCCGACCGGTACGACGAACGATTTCGCCCGGGCACTGTGGATTCCCCGTAACATTGAAAGAGCTGTTGACGTTATTTTAGCCGGGCAGTCCATGCTTATTGACATCGGTCGTGTCAACGGTCATCATTTCATGAATATCGCTGGCGGCGGCAAACTGACGGAATTGACGTATGAAGTTCCAAGCAAGCTGAAAACGATGCTTGGTCAACTTGCTTATTATATGAAGGGGATTGAAATGCTCCCGTCGCTGAAGCCGACGCATGCCAGGATTGAATACGATGGAACGGCTATTGAAGAAGATATTATGCTGTTTCTAGTATCTAATACAAACTCGGTTGCCGGGTTTGAAAAGCTGGCACCTAATGCAAAGCTGGATGATGGTTTATTTGATTTACTGATTCTTAAAAAGATGAACTTGGCTGAATTTGTCCGCATCGCTACCCTTGCACAAAGAGGAGCTCACCTTGATGATAAGCGGATCATTTACACACAGGCCAAACATATAAGTGTAGAAACAGACGACAAAATGCAATTGAACATCGATGGTGAGTTTGGCGGGATGCTACCAGGAGAATTCCTGAACTTGCAGCAGCATATTGAAGTATTCACGCCGGAGAATTTTTTGGAAAAACATCATGGGGAAAGCTAA
- the rlmD gene encoding 23S rRNA (uracil(1939)-C(5))-methyltransferase RlmD, whose protein sequence is MAKQSAPVKKNQTVTLTFEDLTHEGNGVGKINGYPLFVPYALPGEVGDVKVVKVKKNFGFGKLLDLHTSSPERVEPPCDVFYKCGGCQLQHMSYDAQLTMKQDQVRNTLKKIAHLEHVQVHPTIGMKDPWRYRNKVQMPVGAKADGELITGFYQKRSHRIIEGMETCIIQDEENDRMVEAVRRIADRLGITAYDEETDQGVLRHIMVRTGEETNDAMIILVTRTQKLPHRDELVKELTGTYPHIKSIVHNINDKQTNVILGKKTEIVWGDAYIYDKIGDVTFAISPQSFYQVNPKQTKVLYEKAMEYAQISSTDTVVDAYCGIGTISLFLAQQTKQVYGVEVVPEAVEDAKKNATLNGITNAAFYVGEAEKVMPWWTAQGMRPDVIVVDPPRKGCDEELLKAMTDMQPERIVYVSCNPSKLARDLRILEDSGYEVKEVQPVDMFPQTMHVECVSWLEKRT, encoded by the coding sequence ATGGCCAAACAATCAGCACCAGTCAAAAAGAACCAAACCGTCACGCTGACATTTGAAGATTTAACACACGAAGGTAATGGCGTCGGGAAGATCAACGGTTACCCGCTGTTTGTCCCCTATGCTTTACCTGGGGAAGTGGGAGACGTAAAGGTCGTCAAGGTGAAGAAAAACTTTGGATTCGGGAAACTGCTTGATTTGCATACGTCCAGTCCGGAGCGAGTCGAGCCGCCTTGTGACGTGTTTTATAAATGTGGTGGATGCCAGCTCCAGCATATGAGTTATGACGCCCAGCTAACGATGAAACAGGACCAGGTTAGAAATACGTTGAAAAAGATTGCCCACCTTGAACACGTTCAGGTCCACCCGACGATAGGCATGAAAGACCCGTGGCGTTACCGCAATAAAGTGCAGATGCCTGTCGGGGCTAAAGCAGACGGTGAGCTTATTACTGGTTTTTACCAAAAGCGTAGCCACCGAATTATTGAAGGTATGGAAACATGCATCATACAGGATGAGGAAAATGATCGTATGGTGGAGGCAGTGCGCCGAATCGCGGATAGGCTTGGTATCACTGCTTACGATGAGGAAACCGACCAGGGCGTTCTGCGCCATATCATGGTTCGGACGGGAGAGGAAACGAACGACGCGATGATTATCCTGGTGACACGTACGCAAAAACTGCCACACCGGGATGAACTCGTAAAAGAATTGACAGGAACATACCCGCATATTAAATCTATTGTCCACAATATTAATGACAAGCAGACGAACGTTATCCTCGGCAAAAAAACGGAAATCGTCTGGGGCGACGCATATATTTATGACAAAATCGGCGACGTCACATTCGCCATTTCCCCGCAGTCGTTTTATCAGGTCAATCCGAAGCAGACGAAAGTGCTGTATGAAAAGGCGATGGAATACGCACAAATAAGCAGTACGGATACGGTTGTCGATGCCTATTGCGGGATAGGTACGATTTCTCTGTTTCTCGCACAGCAGACCAAGCAAGTTTACGGTGTGGAGGTCGTCCCCGAAGCAGTCGAGGACGCCAAGAAAAATGCCACTCTTAATGGCATTACCAATGCGGCATTTTATGTCGGAGAGGCAGAAAAAGTCATGCCATGGTGGACTGCCCAAGGCATGCGTCCGGATGTCATCGTTGTTGATCCGCCAAGAAAAGGGTGTGACGAAGAATTGCTGAAGGCGATGACCGATATGCAACCGGAGCGGATTGTCTATGTGTCCTGTAACCCATCCAAGCTCGCCCGGGACTTACGAATACTTGAAGACAGCGGTTATGAAGTCAAAGAAGTGCAACCAGTGGACATGTTTCCACAGACGATGCATGTTGAATGTGTGAGCTGGCTGGAAAAGAGAACATAG
- a CDS encoding Fe(3+) ABC transporter substrate-binding protein has translation MYKKILFYSFLVLSMLVLAACGNDSSNEDKSPSEDEASGEDEVNLYTSRHYDIDGELYKQFEEETGVKVNVIEGSADELIERMKREGEQTADLFYTADAGRLHRAKEQELLQSVDSDVLNENIPEKLTDADKQWFGLTKRARVIVYHKDRVDPSELSTYENLADSKWEDRILIRSSENIYNQSLLASFIELDGRDEAKAWAEGVVDNMAREPQGGDRDQAKGVAAGVGDIAVMNTYYLGGMLNSDDKEEVKVAKQLGVFFPNQDTTGTHVNVSGIGVTKHAENKENAVKLVEFLSSEDVQKQFASANYEYPVNPNVEPAQTLKKWGDFKEQDINLSILGENNPEAVKIFNEVNWK, from the coding sequence ATGTACAAAAAAATCTTATTCTATAGTTTTCTGGTTTTATCCATGCTTGTCTTAGCTGCTTGCGGGAATGATTCATCCAATGAAGATAAATCACCTAGTGAGGATGAGGCATCCGGTGAGGATGAAGTTAACCTTTATACGAGCCGTCATTATGATATTGATGGCGAACTTTACAAGCAGTTTGAAGAAGAAACAGGTGTGAAGGTTAATGTTATTGAAGGCAGTGCGGATGAGTTAATCGAACGTATGAAACGCGAAGGAGAGCAAACGGCTGATTTATTCTATACAGCTGATGCGGGGCGCCTGCATCGTGCTAAAGAACAAGAGCTGCTGCAAAGTGTGGACAGTGACGTTTTGAACGAAAACATTCCTGAAAAATTAACCGATGCTGACAAGCAATGGTTTGGATTGACAAAACGTGCCCGTGTTATCGTTTATCATAAAGATCGTGTTGATCCCAGCGAGCTCTCCACATATGAAAATTTAGCTGATTCGAAGTGGGAGGACCGTATACTCATTCGTTCATCCGAGAATATTTACAATCAGTCGCTCTTAGCTTCGTTTATCGAATTAGACGGCCGTGATGAAGCAAAAGCCTGGGCAGAAGGTGTTGTCGACAATATGGCCCGGGAACCACAAGGCGGCGACCGTGATCAGGCTAAAGGTGTTGCTGCCGGCGTAGGTGATATTGCGGTCATGAACACATACTACCTCGGTGGGATGCTAAATTCAGACGATAAGGAAGAAGTAAAAGTGGCTAAGCAATTAGGTGTCTTTTTCCCTAACCAGGATACGACCGGGACCCATGTGAACGTAAGTGGCATTGGTGTTACAAAACACGCTGAAAACAAAGAAAATGCCGTTAAACTGGTTGAATTTCTTTCATCTGAAGACGTGCAGAAACAGTTTGCAAGTGCTAACTATGAGTACCCTGTTAACCCTAACGTTGAGCCGGCTCAGACTTTAAAAAAGTGGGGAGATTTTAAAGAACAGGATATTAACTTGTCTATCTTAGGCGAAAACAATCCAGAAGCAGTGAAAATATTTAATGAAGTTAATTGGAAGTAA
- a CDS encoding ABC transporter permease: MRSNLNTWTVLSILFVVLILLPSLSIILQFSAETNENWDHIKEYMLDTYIVNSVILILFVGFFSAIIGSSLAWLISAYDFPLRGFFQWGLILPLAIPPYIGAYTYHGILNYTGVIQTTLRNQWDVTVNQQYFNIMNMPGAIFIFLIFLFPYVFTITKAFLARQSTSLVENARILGTSSWRIYFKIVLPIARASIVAGVSLVILEVLNDYGVVKYYGIKTFTTAIFQTWFGLGDLGSAIKLSGTLMLLILGLIILERILRGRKRFSFTTTKVTLLQPVKLKGSSKWLAFSYCMFVFTIAFIIPFTQLVYWAFLTYNQGFSTEFLRVIGNTVFVAFAAAAMITIMAVVIGNISRLNRGLIAKVFPKVTILGYSIPGAVIAVGIVSLFISIDEVIYQWGWASSYILSTSIVMLIFAYIVRYLAVAYNSIESGFERIGIHFTEASRMLGNNVTKSFFKVDVKLIRGAIFGGFILAFIDILKELPLTLILRPFNFETLATNAFNYATNEMIQQAAIPSILIICISALSIYFFHYVLERE, translated from the coding sequence ATGAGAAGCAATCTTAACACTTGGACGGTACTAAGCATCTTATTTGTCGTTCTTATATTACTGCCAAGTCTATCCATCATCCTGCAATTTTCTGCTGAAACAAATGAGAATTGGGATCATATCAAGGAATACATGCTTGACACATATATCGTTAATTCGGTCATACTCATTTTATTTGTTGGATTTTTTTCAGCGATTATTGGATCAAGCTTGGCATGGCTCATTTCCGCATACGACTTTCCGTTACGCGGGTTTTTTCAATGGGGGCTGATTTTGCCTTTAGCCATCCCTCCTTATATCGGTGCTTATACATATCATGGTATACTTAATTATACGGGCGTGATTCAAACGACTTTAAGAAATCAATGGGATGTTACCGTGAATCAGCAATATTTTAATATTATGAACATGCCCGGGGCTATTTTTATATTTTTGATTTTTCTATTTCCCTACGTCTTCACAATTACGAAAGCTTTTCTTGCTAGACAATCAACATCATTAGTTGAAAATGCTCGTATACTTGGAACCAGTTCGTGGCGAATTTATTTTAAAATCGTCTTGCCTATTGCGAGAGCTTCCATCGTAGCAGGTGTCAGTCTGGTCATACTCGAAGTACTCAATGATTATGGTGTCGTGAAGTACTACGGGATTAAAACCTTTACAACAGCAATTTTCCAGACGTGGTTCGGATTAGGAGATCTCGGATCAGCTATCAAATTATCGGGCACACTAATGTTACTCATTTTAGGTTTAATTATTTTAGAACGAATACTACGTGGCCGTAAACGTTTCAGCTTTACGACGACCAAAGTTACGTTACTGCAACCGGTCAAGTTAAAAGGCAGTAGTAAATGGCTGGCGTTTAGTTATTGCATGTTTGTTTTTACAATTGCTTTTATCATTCCTTTTACTCAATTGGTTTATTGGGCATTTTTAACTTACAATCAAGGTTTTTCCACGGAGTTTTTACGAGTTATTGGAAACACTGTTTTTGTCGCCTTCGCTGCGGCAGCCATGATTACCATTATGGCCGTTGTCATTGGCAATATCTCGAGACTCAATCGCGGTTTGATAGCAAAAGTTTTTCCCAAGGTGACGATTTTAGGCTATTCTATACCTGGTGCAGTTATCGCTGTAGGTATTGTATCGCTCTTTATTAGTATTGATGAAGTTATCTATCAATGGGGGTGGGCATCTTCATATATACTGAGTACAAGTATTGTCATGCTCATTTTTGCTTATATCGTTCGTTATTTGGCTGTCGCCTATAATTCAATTGAATCCGGATTTGAACGCATTGGCATACATTTTACGGAGGCATCACGAATGCTTGGCAATAATGTTACAAAGTCCTTCTTTAAAGTAGATGTCAAGCTTATCCGGGGGGCTATCTTCGGCGGATTTATCCTTGCTTTTATTGATATATTAAAGGAATTACCGTTAACATTGATTTTGAGACCATTTAATTTTGAAACACTTGCGACGAATGCTTTTAATTATGCAACGAATGAAATGATTCAGCAAGCTGCTATCCCGTCCATTTTAATTATATGCATTAGTGCTTTATCGATATATTTTTTCCATTATGTTTTAGAAAGGGAGTAA
- a CDS encoding ABC transporter ATP-binding protein: MFVHIRDLHFKYPNANHQSLESFNLTVQKGEITTILGESGSGKSTLLRLIAGLEMPTKGNIMVGDHCMCSQSKFVQPEKRGVGMVFQDYALFPHMKVEENIKFGLQKWSRGEKKKRLNEVIELVNLKGFEKRYPYELSGGQQQRVALARALAPKPKLLLFDEPFSNLDADLQFKIREELRRILKTTGVTSIFVTHDQDDAQALADQIVILETAK, from the coding sequence ATGTTTGTTCATATACGAGATCTGCACTTCAAATACCCGAATGCAAATCATCAGTCGCTTGAGTCGTTCAACTTAACCGTTCAAAAAGGTGAAATTACAACGATTTTAGGAGAATCGGGCAGTGGAAAAAGTACGCTGCTGCGTTTAATTGCTGGACTGGAAATGCCAACCAAGGGAAATATAATGGTGGGCGATCATTGTATGTGCAGTCAATCGAAATTCGTGCAACCTGAAAAACGGGGGGTAGGGATGGTTTTTCAGGATTACGCTTTATTCCCTCATATGAAAGTGGAAGAAAATATTAAATTTGGTTTGCAAAAATGGTCGCGCGGAGAGAAAAAGAAACGCTTAAACGAAGTCATTGAATTAGTTAATTTAAAAGGATTTGAGAAACGTTATCCTTATGAGTTAAGTGGTGGGCAGCAACAGCGTGTAGCTTTAGCGCGTGCTCTTGCACCAAAACCTAAATTACTGCTTTTTGACGAGCCTTTTAGTAACCTTGATGCTGATTTACAATTTAAAATTAGAGAAGAACTACGTAGGATATTGAAAACAACAGGTGTGACATCTATCTTTGTTACCCACGATCAAGATGATGCACAAGCGCTAGCTGACCAAATTGTTATTTTAGAAACGGCAAAATAG
- a CDS encoding ferrous iron transport protein A: MQLENGQGSTVKNLDAVEQSLRMRLNSIGVMPGCKLCVRQASFLNGPCILECRGQRICIRKAEAQKIEVQVS, translated from the coding sequence ATGCAACTTGAAAATGGACAGGGTAGCACAGTCAAGAATTTAGATGCTGTTGAACAGTCGTTAAGAATGCGACTAAATTCGATTGGAGTAATGCCCGGATGTAAACTTTGTGTGAGACAGGCGTCTTTTTTAAATGGTCCGTGTATTTTGGAGTGTCGTGGCCAACGTATTTGTATTCGTAAAGCTGAGGCACAAAAAATAGAGGTACAGGTTTCATGA
- the feoB gene encoding ferrous iron transport protein B, whose protein sequence is MTTLLLGNPNTGKTSLFNTLTSSYAYVGNWTGVTVDKKVGQFTNQSGSLIDLPGVYDLKPVSEDESIVSNVLLHEDFDQLLNIMDASQLERSLHLTIQLLEMGKPVFIALNMMDVAEKKGMDINAERLASKLDVNLQTVIARKGTGCEELLEGLTNENPSNHFQIRYPEEVENALDQFASLITNTSDISTRWLGLQFFAENNTVDLLLQKEQNYSQLVAIKQQLEELLQQPIQQVFYETRETFINQILKDVKRQSDQSSLLWQQRIDHIVMHPIWGIPIFMVVMFFVFQITFTWIGDPMSDLLDEFFSGTLSDWISQGLLFLGASSFVHDLIIDGIVAGVGGVLVFVPQIFALFFCISLLEDSGYMTRIAVIMDRIMEYFGLNGKSFIPMIISFGCNVPGIMAARTIEQRKERLLTILVAPFMSCSARLPVYALFIGAFFVKYQGLIVFSLYFLGILLALITVKIISMTVMRHEKSMFFVDLPVYHLPHAKTLWRSTWEKGKGFIRKAGTIIFAGSVFIWLMTYAGPGGLDVDMDTSFMAMIGGVIAPILSPLGFGTWQAASSLITGFLAKEVVVSAMSIIYAVTEGELGTMLSHFFTPVSAYSFMVFVLLYVPCLATVAAILRETKSVKWTIFAIVYPLVAAYIITWLIYRIGLAFF, encoded by the coding sequence ATGACGACACTATTGCTTGGAAATCCTAATACAGGGAAAACATCACTATTTAATACATTAACAAGTTCATATGCATATGTGGGAAATTGGACGGGTGTTACGGTTGATAAAAAAGTTGGCCAATTTACCAATCAGTCAGGTTCACTCATTGATTTGCCCGGTGTATATGATCTAAAACCTGTATCTGAGGATGAAAGTATTGTATCCAATGTATTGCTTCATGAAGATTTTGATCAGTTGTTAAACATTATGGATGCAAGTCAGCTTGAAAGAAGCTTGCACTTAACAATCCAGCTACTTGAAATGGGAAAGCCGGTATTTATTGCGCTAAATATGATGGACGTTGCAGAAAAGAAAGGCATGGATATTAATGCCGAGCGTTTGGCATCGAAGCTAGATGTGAATCTTCAAACCGTTATTGCGCGAAAAGGAACTGGCTGTGAAGAGCTATTAGAAGGGCTAACCAATGAGAATCCGTCTAATCATTTTCAAATACGTTATCCCGAAGAGGTTGAAAATGCACTAGATCAATTTGCATCTTTGATAACCAATACTTCAGATATATCAACAAGGTGGTTAGGTTTACAGTTCTTTGCCGAAAATAATACAGTAGACTTACTTTTGCAAAAAGAACAGAATTATTCCCAGTTAGTAGCGATAAAACAACAATTAGAAGAGCTACTACAACAACCGATTCAACAAGTATTCTATGAAACGAGAGAGACATTCATCAACCAGATTTTGAAAGATGTCAAAAGGCAATCCGACCAAAGTTCATTATTATGGCAACAACGAATCGATCATATAGTCATGCACCCTATTTGGGGCATTCCGATTTTTATGGTAGTCATGTTTTTTGTTTTTCAGATTACATTCACCTGGATTGGAGATCCCATGTCTGATCTACTGGATGAATTTTTTAGTGGTACATTGAGTGATTGGATTAGTCAAGGATTATTATTTCTAGGGGCGTCGTCTTTTGTTCATGATTTGATTATCGATGGAATTGTTGCAGGTGTTGGTGGTGTACTTGTCTTTGTACCACAGATTTTCGCGCTGTTTTTCTGTATATCATTACTAGAGGATTCCGGCTATATGACACGAATTGCCGTTATTATGGACCGGATAATGGAGTACTTTGGATTAAATGGTAAGTCCTTCATTCCAATGATTATCAGTTTTGGATGTAATGTACCAGGTATTATGGCAGCACGTACTATCGAACAACGGAAAGAGCGTTTGTTAACTATACTTGTGGCACCTTTTATGTCATGCTCAGCTCGTTTACCTGTTTATGCGCTGTTTATTGGAGCATTTTTTGTAAAGTATCAAGGTCTTATTGTATTTTCATTATATTTTTTAGGAATTTTACTTGCTCTGATAACGGTGAAGATCATTTCAATGACTGTGATGCGTCACGAAAAGTCGATGTTTTTTGTTGATCTGCCAGTGTATCATTTGCCACACGCAAAAACGCTGTGGCGCAGTACATGGGAAAAAGGGAAAGGATTTATCCGAAAAGCAGGAACAATTATATTCGCCGGTTCTGTATTTATTTGGTTAATGACATACGCTGGTCCAGGTGGTTTGGACGTTGATATGGATACTAGCTTTATGGCAATGATTGGTGGTGTTATTGCGCCCATTTTGTCGCCACTAGGATTTGGGACGTGGCAAGCAGCGTCATCGTTAATCACAGGTTTTTTGGCAAAAGAAGTGGTAGTGTCAGCGATGTCTATCATTTATGCGGTGACAGAAGGTGAATTAGGTACGATGCTTAGTCACTTTTTTACCCCTGTTTCAGCATATTCATTTATGGTTTTTGTATTGCTTTACGTACCATGCTTAGCAACAGTTGCGGCAATTTTACGGGAAACGAAATCAGTTAAGTGGACAATTTTTGCGATTGTTTACCCACTTGTCGCAGCATATATCATAACATGGTTGATTTACCGGATTGGTTTAGCATTTTTTTAA
- a CDS encoding FeoB-associated Cys-rich membrane protein, producing the protein MIIALVFGYGGYTLFRHIKKGSKGKCGACDLKESCSKETCER; encoded by the coding sequence TTGATTATCGCATTGGTTTTTGGCTATGGTGGATATACGCTATTTCGACACATTAAAAAGGGTTCAAAAGGTAAATGTGGCGCTTGTGACCTAAAAGAATCTTGTTCTAAAGAGACGTGTGAGCGATAA
- the cyoE gene encoding heme o synthase: MSRQIITSSNINQTDFVSNKQSGKTLAADLKSLFKFPVLIANAVPIFAGFWLAVYFTGASFAANAGTFLLTIIGSTLVMAGALVINNWYDVDIDTVMSRTKSRPTVTGTIPLRAVLWIGITASAVGFILMMFTTAAAVQYTFVGWFVYVVPYTMWSKRRYTLNTVIGSISGAVTPLIGWAALAPVSHIVPIILALIIFIWQMPHTFAIAIRKYDEYKAADVKMLPVVHGMEITKRQMAIYIACLLPLPFYLFSLGTAFVVIATVLNVAYLALAISGLFVKDDMKWARKMFLVSVNYLMIIFVMAIVVTLPWGG, translated from the coding sequence ATGAGCAGACAAATTATTACCTCATCAAATATAAATCAAACCGATTTTGTTTCGAATAAGCAAAGCGGGAAAACACTCGCTGCTGATTTGAAGTCCCTATTTAAATTTCCTGTTTTGATTGCCAATGCGGTTCCGATTTTTGCTGGCTTCTGGCTAGCAGTTTATTTTACTGGTGCTTCGTTTGCAGCGAACGCTGGGACATTTTTACTGACGATTATTGGCAGTACGCTAGTGATGGCTGGGGCGCTTGTGATCAACAACTGGTACGATGTTGATATCGATACGGTAATGAGTAGAACGAAATCCCGTCCAACCGTAACTGGAACGATACCACTAAGGGCGGTATTGTGGATTGGAATCACAGCGAGTGCAGTAGGCTTTATTCTAATGATGTTTACGACGGCCGCGGCTGTGCAGTATACGTTTGTTGGTTGGTTTGTGTATGTAGTGCCATACACTATGTGGTCCAAACGCCGGTATACATTGAACACGGTAATCGGCAGTATTTCTGGTGCGGTGACACCGTTAATTGGCTGGGCCGCACTTGCGCCAGTGTCGCACATTGTACCCATCATTTTGGCACTTATTATTTTCATTTGGCAGATGCCGCATACGTTTGCCATCGCCATTCGTAAATATGATGAATACAAGGCGGCGGATGTAAAAATGCTACCAGTCGTTCACGGCATGGAAATCACGAAAAGGCAAATGGCCATTTATATTGCCTGCCTTCTGCCGCTGCCTTTTTACCTATTTTCGCTAGGTACAGCATTTGTTGTCATTGCAACCGTGCTTAATGTCGCTTATTTAGCACTGGCAATAAGCGGGCTGTTTGTCAAAGATGATATGAAATGGGCGCGTAAAATGTTTCTCGTGTCGGTCAACTATTTGATGATCATCTTTGTTATGGCGATAGTTGTAACATTGCCATGGGGCGGATAA
- a CDS encoding GNAT family N-acetyltransferase, protein MMDIKKGNGKFYIGDDEQNPTAEITFKPIGDDKLDVDHTYVSEELRGQGIAGKLTEKMVSFAREEGKKIKPTCPYVVDKMEQTPEYQDVLAN, encoded by the coding sequence ATGATGGACATTAAAAAAGGTAACGGCAAATTCTACATCGGGGATGATGAACAAAATCCAACGGCGGAGATTACTTTTAAGCCGATTGGGGACGATAAGCTGGATGTGGATCATACGTATGTATCCGAGGAACTACGTGGTCAGGGAATTGCCGGTAAACTCACAGAAAAAATGGTGTCCTTTGCAAGAGAGGAAGGAAAGAAAATTAAACCGACGTGTCCGTATGTAGTGGATAAGATGGAACAAACACCGGAATATCAGGACGTGCTGGCTAACTAA
- a CDS encoding P1 family peptidase: MQLEKGYMNGITDVAGVQVGHVTLYKKVNNEDTICTGVTAILPHDGNLFRQKVRAGSAVINGYGKTAGLVQVDELGLLESPIMLTNTFSVGAVLQGTLTYMLEQDLAIGDTESSLNIVVGECNDSYLNTMRMQAVKPEHAIEAIQSASVGPVEEGAVGAGKGMVCFGYKGGIGTSSRIVEGYTVGCLVLSNFGKREEALFADFSRVQLDTPDGSIMMIIATDAPLYDRQLQRLAKRCAAGLGRTGSHIGHGSGDVAIAFSTANTYHHQSDSHLESMSFLRDDYPVMNGLFQAVVEATEEAVISSLRNAETTEGRKERVVEKAPLEK; the protein is encoded by the coding sequence ATGCAATTGGAAAAAGGATACATGAACGGAATTACTGATGTTGCCGGGGTTCAAGTCGGTCATGTAACGCTATACAAAAAAGTGAATAACGAGGATACGATATGTACCGGAGTTACTGCGATCCTTCCCCATGACGGTAATCTATTTCGGCAAAAGGTCCGAGCAGGCAGCGCAGTGATTAATGGCTACGGAAAAACAGCCGGCCTTGTACAAGTGGACGAGCTTGGTTTGCTGGAATCACCGATTATGCTTACGAATACATTCAGTGTTGGTGCGGTTTTGCAAGGGACACTCACCTATATGCTTGAACAAGACCTAGCGATTGGTGATACAGAAAGTTCCTTAAATATTGTCGTTGGCGAATGCAATGATAGCTATTTAAACACCATGCGGATGCAGGCGGTCAAACCAGAACATGCCATAGAGGCGATCCAATCCGCATCAGTTGGTCCGGTGGAAGAAGGTGCGGTTGGCGCGGGCAAAGGAATGGTCTGCTTTGGGTATAAGGGTGGGATTGGAACATCCTCACGTATCGTTGAAGGCTATACCGTCGGCTGTCTCGTACTTAGTAATTTCGGCAAACGGGAAGAAGCACTTTTCGCCGATTTCAGCCGGGTTCAGCTAGACACCCCGGATGGATCTATCATGATGATCATTGCTACAGATGCACCCCTTTACGACCGGCAGCTACAGCGGCTTGCTAAACGTTGTGCCGCGGGACTTGGCAGGACCGGCAGCCACATTGGTCATGGAAGCGGGGACGTTGCTATAGCCTTTTCTACAGCCAATACGTATCATCATCAATCTGATTCGCATTTAGAGAGCATGTCATTTCTTCGTGACGATTATCCCGTAATGAATGGACTTTTTCAAGCTGTCGTGGAGGCGACAGAAGAAGCGGTCATCAGCTCGCTCCGCAATGCGGAAACAACAGAAGGACGTAAAGAACGCGTTGTGGAAAAGGCACCGCTGGAAAAATAA